A genomic segment from Pseudorca crassidens isolate mPseCra1 chromosome 6, mPseCra1.hap1, whole genome shotgun sequence encodes:
- the C6H2orf66 gene encoding LOW QUALITY PROTEIN: uncharacterized protein C2orf66 homolog (The sequence of the model RefSeq protein was modified relative to this genomic sequence to represent the inferred CDS: substituted 1 base at 1 genomic stop codon) — protein sequence MPRALLLLAVALVQLGLVHGAVLRNEEKXKPLNNPRNRDLFFRTLQAYFKGRGLDLGMFSNISSMNENPGPLSFQSELIASAFADYEEQKNSFPNYLKV from the exons ATGCCCAGAGCACTCCTGCTGCTGGCTGTTGCCCTGGTGCAACTTGGGCTTGTGCATGGAGCCGTGTTGAGAAACGAAGAAAAATAGAAGCCCCTCAACAATCCTAGAAACCGAGATCTG ttTTTCAGAACCCTTCAGGCATATTTTAAAGGAAGAGGTCTTGATCTTggaatgttttcaaatatttcctccatGAACGAGAATCCCGGACCTCTCTCTTTCCAATCAGAACTTATTGCTTCTGCATTTGCAGAttatgaagaacagaaaaactcCTTCCCCAATTACCTCAAAGTCTGA